In one Streptomyces sp. NBC_00597 genomic region, the following are encoded:
- a CDS encoding NAD kinase, with translation MTESADRSDTSQSSVPTEGRTVFLLAHTGRPAAIRSAELVVQGLLKSGLGVRVVEFEARDLPLPPEVELVAECTPAALEGCELLIVLGGDGTLLRGAEFARGSGVPMLGVNLGRVGFLAEAERDDLDKVVDRVVTRAYEVEERMTLDVLVRTNGDVVHRDWALNEAAVQKVSPERMLEVVLEIDGRPVSGFGCDGIVCATPTGSTAYAFSAGGPVVWPEVEALLMVPISAHALFAKPLVTSPDSVLAVEVQTGVPHGVLWCDGRRTLELPAGARVEVRRGAVPVRLARLHHASFTDRLVAKFALPVSGWRGAPH, from the coding sequence GTGACTGAATCAGCGGACAGGTCGGATACCTCGCAATCATCGGTTCCGACGGAGGGGCGGACCGTCTTCCTGCTGGCGCACACCGGGCGGCCGGCGGCCATCCGCAGCGCCGAGCTGGTCGTACAGGGGCTGCTGAAGAGCGGGCTAGGCGTACGGGTCGTCGAGTTCGAGGCGAGGGACCTGCCACTGCCGCCCGAGGTGGAGCTGGTGGCCGAGTGCACCCCCGCGGCGCTCGAAGGTTGCGAGCTGCTCATCGTGCTGGGCGGCGACGGGACCCTGCTGCGCGGCGCGGAGTTCGCGCGCGGCTCGGGCGTGCCGATGCTGGGGGTGAACCTGGGTCGGGTGGGGTTCCTCGCGGAGGCCGAGCGGGACGACCTGGACAAGGTCGTGGACCGGGTCGTGACGCGGGCGTACGAGGTCGAGGAGCGGATGACCCTCGACGTGCTCGTACGGACGAACGGAGACGTCGTCCACCGGGACTGGGCGCTGAACGAGGCGGCCGTCCAGAAGGTGTCGCCCGAACGGATGCTCGAAGTGGTCCTGGAGATCGACGGGCGCCCGGTGTCCGGCTTCGGCTGCGACGGGATCGTCTGCGCGACCCCGACGGGATCCACGGCGTACGCCTTCTCCGCCGGCGGGCCGGTGGTCTGGCCGGAGGTGGAAGCGCTGCTGATGGTGCCGATCAGCGCGCACGCGCTGTTCGCGAAGCCGCTGGTGACCTCGCCGGACTCGGTGCTGGCGGTGGAGGTGCAGACCGGAGTGCCGCACGGCGTGCTGTGGTGCGACGGCCGCCGGACGCTGGAGCTGCCGGCAGGGGCCCGGGTGGAGGTCCGGCGGGGCGCGGTGCCGGTGCGGCTCGCCCGGCTGCACCACGCGTCGTTCACGGACCGGCTCGTCGCGAAGTTCGCGCTGCCGGTGTCTGGGTGGCGCGGAGCGCCCCACTAA
- a CDS encoding TlyA family RNA methyltransferase, with product MAGVARRRLDAELVRRSMARSREHAAQLIAAGRVTVGGATATKAATQVETSAALVVLKDDSDPDYVSRGGHKLAGALAAFQPQGLAVEGRRALDAGASTGGFTDVLLRAGVAHVMAVDVGYGQLAWSLQSDDRVTVKDRTNVRELTVEQLDGTPVDLVVGDLSFISIGLVLPALVRCCAPDADLVLMVKPQFEVGKDRLGSGGVVRSPELRAEAVREVAARAAKLGLGVLGVTASPLPGPSGNVEYFLWLRAGAPALDPADVDRAVAEGPQ from the coding sequence GTGGCAGGAGTGGCACGCCGCCGCCTGGACGCCGAACTGGTACGCCGCAGCATGGCCCGCTCGCGCGAGCACGCCGCCCAGCTGATCGCCGCGGGCCGGGTGACGGTCGGCGGCGCCACCGCGACCAAGGCGGCCACCCAGGTCGAGACCAGCGCGGCCCTGGTGGTCCTCAAGGACGACAGCGACCCCGACTACGTCTCCCGGGGCGGCCACAAACTGGCCGGCGCACTGGCGGCCTTCCAGCCGCAGGGCCTGGCCGTCGAGGGCCGCCGGGCGCTGGACGCCGGCGCCTCCACCGGCGGGTTCACCGACGTACTGCTGCGCGCGGGCGTGGCCCACGTGATGGCCGTCGACGTCGGCTACGGGCAGCTCGCCTGGTCGCTGCAGAGCGACGACCGGGTCACCGTCAAGGACCGGACGAACGTCCGCGAGCTCACCGTCGAGCAGCTCGACGGGACCCCGGTCGACCTCGTCGTCGGCGACCTGTCCTTCATCTCCATCGGCCTGGTCCTGCCCGCCCTGGTGCGCTGCTGCGCCCCGGACGCGGACCTGGTGCTGATGGTCAAGCCGCAGTTCGAGGTCGGCAAGGACCGGCTCGGCAGCGGCGGCGTCGTACGCAGCCCGGAGCTGCGGGCGGAGGCCGTGCGCGAGGTGGCGGCCCGGGCGGCGAAGCTGGGGCTCGGCGTGCTCGGGGTGACCGCGAGTCCGTTGCCCGGTCCGTCGGGTAACGTCGAGTACTTTCTGTGGCTGAGGGCGGGGGCACCGGCACTCGACCCGGCGGATGTTGACCGAGCAGTGGCGGAGGGGCCGCAGTGA
- a CDS encoding SCP2 sterol-binding domain-containing protein — protein sequence MATIDECRAALDRLSDNLAQADGSVRGAAALDRSLSCHITDLDQTFTGRLEGGRIRVDAVSPGPPAAKAEIRLAMAGDDLVAMVAGELKFAKAWASGRVRLEAGFRDLLRLKSLL from the coding sequence ATGGCTACGATCGATGAGTGCCGCGCCGCACTCGACCGACTTTCCGACAACCTCGCGCAGGCCGACGGCAGTGTGCGCGGTGCTGCCGCGCTGGACCGCTCCCTGAGCTGCCACATCACGGACCTCGACCAGACCTTCACCGGCCGCCTCGAAGGAGGCCGGATCCGGGTGGACGCGGTCTCCCCCGGTCCGCCCGCCGCCAAGGCCGAGATCCGGCTCGCGATGGCCGGGGACGACCTGGTGGCGATGGTCGCGGGCGAGCTGAAGTTCGCCAAGGCCTGGGCCTCCGGCCGGGTCCGGCTGGAGGCCGGCTTCCGCGACCTGCTCCGCCTCAAGAGCCTGCTGTGA
- a CDS encoding ABC transporter ATP-binding protein, which yields MSTDTSNSRSTQVQRLTAQNVTLGYDQRVIAENLSVEIPDHSFTVIVGPNACGKSTLLRALSRMLKPSAGQVLLDGQAIGSMPAKKVAKTLGLLPQSSIAPDGITVADLVSRGRYPHQGLLRQWSPEDERIVLESMASTGVAELADRSVDELSGGQRQRVWIAMALAQQTPLLLLDEPTTYLDIQHQIDVLDLCAELHENQGRTLVAVLHDLNHAARYATHLIAMRGGEVVAEGPPAEVVTAELVEKVFGLRCQIIDDPETGTPLVIPAARTRAGRLTGKGAAG from the coding sequence ATGAGCACGGACACGAGCAACTCAAGGAGTACGCAGGTGCAGCGGCTGACCGCGCAGAACGTGACCCTCGGCTACGACCAGCGGGTCATCGCCGAGAACCTGTCGGTGGAGATCCCCGACCACTCGTTCACGGTGATCGTCGGACCCAACGCGTGTGGCAAGTCCACGCTGCTGCGGGCCCTGTCGCGGATGCTGAAGCCGTCCGCCGGGCAGGTACTGCTGGACGGGCAGGCCATCGGGTCGATGCCGGCCAAGAAGGTCGCCAAGACGCTGGGCCTGCTGCCGCAGTCCTCGATCGCGCCGGACGGGATCACCGTCGCCGACCTGGTCTCGCGGGGCCGCTACCCGCACCAGGGGCTGCTGCGGCAGTGGTCGCCGGAGGACGAGCGGATCGTCCTCGAATCCATGGCCTCGACCGGGGTCGCCGAGCTCGCGGACCGGTCGGTGGACGAGCTGTCGGGCGGCCAGCGCCAGCGGGTGTGGATCGCGATGGCGCTCGCGCAGCAGACGCCGCTGCTGCTCCTGGACGAGCCGACCACCTACCTCGACATCCAGCACCAGATCGACGTGCTGGACCTGTGCGCCGAACTGCACGAGAACCAGGGCCGGACCCTGGTGGCCGTGCTGCACGACCTCAACCACGCGGCCCGCTACGCCACGCACCTGATCGCGATGCGCGGCGGAGAGGTCGTCGCGGAGGGGCCGCCGGCCGAGGTGGTCACGGCGGAGCTGGTGGAGAAGGTGTTCGGGCTGCGCTGCCAGATCATCGATGACCCGGAGACGGGCACCCCGCTGGTGATCCCGGCCGCCAGGACCCGGGCCGGGCGTTTGACCGGTAAGGGTGCCGCGGGCTGA
- a CDS encoding iron chelate uptake ABC transporter family permease subunit has product MTVDLRADEPGSRGSRPLRGPGGLSLRLEPRALVAGLLLTAAALAMAVVLIGTGDFEIAPWDVVQTLLGNGTPAHDFIVNDLRLPRVLVALLVGAALGMAGAVFQSVSRNPLGSPDLLGFSYGASVGALTVIVLFKGDANAVAGGALVGGLLTGVVVYLLSYKRGIHGYRLVLVGIGASAMLVAVINYLLTKAQLVEATRAMVWLTGSLAGRDWSQVWPLLGTCAVLFPLVLGQGRALRMMEMGDDAAYALGVRVERMRMLLMLAAVLLTTAAAAAAGPISFVALAAPQLARRLTRSPGSNLLAGALMGSVLLLVSDWASQRAFGADQLPVGVVTGLVGGVYLLWLLVTERRAGRI; this is encoded by the coding sequence GTGACCGTCGACCTCCGGGCGGACGAGCCCGGCTCCCGCGGCTCCCGTCCCCTGCGCGGCCCCGGCGGGCTGTCCCTGCGCCTGGAGCCCCGGGCGCTGGTCGCCGGACTGCTGCTCACCGCGGCCGCGCTGGCGATGGCCGTCGTCCTGATCGGCACCGGCGACTTCGAGATCGCGCCGTGGGACGTCGTACAGACCCTGCTGGGCAACGGCACCCCCGCCCACGACTTCATCGTCAACGACCTGCGGCTGCCGCGCGTGCTGGTCGCCCTGCTGGTGGGCGCCGCGCTCGGCATGGCCGGCGCGGTCTTCCAGTCCGTCTCCCGCAACCCGCTCGGCTCCCCGGACCTGCTCGGCTTCAGCTACGGCGCGTCGGTCGGTGCGCTCACCGTGATCGTCCTGTTCAAGGGCGACGCGAACGCGGTCGCGGGAGGCGCGCTCGTGGGCGGACTGCTCACCGGCGTCGTCGTCTACCTGCTGTCGTACAAGCGCGGCATCCACGGCTACCGGCTGGTGCTGGTCGGCATCGGCGCCTCCGCAATGCTCGTCGCCGTCATCAACTACCTGCTGACCAAGGCCCAGCTCGTCGAGGCCACCCGTGCGATGGTCTGGCTGACCGGCTCGCTCGCCGGCCGGGACTGGAGCCAGGTCTGGCCGCTGCTCGGGACGTGTGCGGTGCTGTTCCCGCTCGTCCTCGGGCAGGGCCGGGCCCTGCGGATGATGGAGATGGGCGACGACGCCGCGTACGCCCTCGGAGTACGGGTGGAACGTATGCGGATGCTGCTGATGCTGGCGGCGGTCCTGTTGACCACCGCGGCCGCCGCGGCCGCCGGACCCATCTCGTTCGTCGCCCTGGCCGCGCCCCAGCTGGCCCGGCGGCTGACCCGCTCGCCCGGGTCGAACCTGCTCGCCGGCGCGCTGATGGGCTCCGTCCTGCTGCTCGTGTCCGACTGGGCCTCGCAGCGCGCCTTCGGCGCCGACCAGCTGCCGGTGGGTGTGGTGACGGGGCTGGTCGGCGGTGTCTACCTGCTCTGGCTGCTCGTCACCGAGCGCAGGGCGGGACGTATATGA
- a CDS encoding iron chelate uptake ABC transporter family permease subunit, whose amino-acid sequence MLVESPPEQSAAPVAAARPRPAARAAGLLGALAVLALIAVASIAVGAKQMPLDQVWHGLFHYAGTPSDVVVRDLRVPRTLLGLMVGLGLGLSGAVMQALTRNPLAEPGILGVNAGAAAAVVSAVTFLGASSLSEFVWWAFLGAAVVSVVVYVLGGSRSATPVRLALAGTAASAALVGYINAVQLMDSKALDKIRFWTVGSLASANMDTVRQVAPFLLVGAVIALSLGRPLNAMAMGDDTARALGAHLTRTRIAAVVAITLLCGAATAACGPIVFIGLMIPHLVRLLTGPDMRWVLAYSAVLSPVLLLGADVVGRVVTRPAELQVGIVTALIGGPVFIYLVRRKRMAQL is encoded by the coding sequence GTGTTGGTCGAGAGTCCCCCTGAACAGAGCGCGGCGCCGGTCGCCGCCGCCCGCCCGCGGCCCGCGGCCCGCGCCGCCGGTCTGCTCGGCGCCCTCGCGGTGCTGGCCCTGATCGCGGTGGCGAGCATCGCCGTGGGCGCCAAACAGATGCCCCTCGACCAGGTCTGGCACGGCCTGTTCCACTACGCGGGAACGCCCTCCGACGTGGTGGTGCGCGACCTGCGGGTGCCGCGCACCCTCCTCGGGCTGATGGTCGGGCTCGGCCTCGGCCTCTCCGGTGCGGTCATGCAGGCGCTGACCCGCAATCCGCTGGCCGAGCCGGGCATCCTCGGCGTCAACGCGGGCGCCGCGGCCGCCGTGGTCTCGGCCGTCACCTTCCTCGGAGCCTCCTCGCTCAGCGAGTTCGTGTGGTGGGCCTTCCTCGGCGCCGCCGTCGTCTCCGTCGTGGTCTACGTACTCGGCGGCAGCCGCAGCGCGACACCGGTGCGCCTCGCGCTCGCCGGTACCGCCGCCAGCGCGGCCCTGGTCGGCTACATCAACGCCGTGCAGCTGATGGACAGCAAGGCGCTGGACAAGATCCGCTTCTGGACCGTGGGCTCGCTGGCTTCCGCGAACATGGACACCGTCCGGCAGGTCGCGCCGTTCCTGCTGGTGGGCGCGGTGATCGCGCTGTCGCTGGGCCGGCCGCTGAACGCGATGGCCATGGGCGACGACACCGCGCGGGCCCTCGGCGCCCACCTCACCCGGACCCGGATCGCCGCAGTGGTCGCCATCACCCTGCTGTGCGGGGCGGCGACCGCCGCCTGCGGGCCGATCGTCTTCATCGGGCTGATGATCCCGCACCTGGTGCGGCTCCTCACCGGCCCCGACATGCGGTGGGTGCTCGCCTACTCGGCGGTCCTCTCGCCGGTGCTGCTGTTGGGCGCGGACGTCGTCGGCCGGGTCGTCACCCGGCCCGCCGAGCTCCAGGTCGGCATCGTCACCGCGCTCATCGGCGGACCCGTCTTCATCTACCTCGTCCGGCGCAAGAGGATGGCCCAGCTGTGA
- a CDS encoding HAD-IIA family hydrolase, with the protein MTRQIRTSPAGSERSLHKAYDTALLDLDGVVYAGGEAIAYAAQSLASARADGMHLAYVTNNALRTPEAVAEHLSELGIPTEAGEVITSAQAVARLISEQVEPGSKVLVIGGEGLRVALRERGLVPVDSADEEGLAAVVQGYGGPDLPWSRFAEAAYAIHRGVPWYASNTDLTIPGARGIGPGNGAAVEVVRIATGAEPQVAGKPLPPMHRETVLRTGAERPLVVGDRLDTDIEGAFNGEVDSLLVLTGVTDGAQLLRAEPRHRPTYVDRDLRGLLTGQPEVVAADGGFRCGGWTAVAAADVLELRGEGDPIDGLRAMCAAAWTQAVEGSCSLDAGKALARIGL; encoded by the coding sequence ATGACCCGGCAGATCAGGACGAGTCCGGCGGGCAGCGAGCGCAGCCTGCACAAGGCGTACGACACGGCCCTGCTGGACCTGGACGGAGTGGTGTACGCGGGCGGCGAGGCGATCGCGTACGCGGCGCAGTCGCTGGCGTCGGCCCGGGCCGACGGGATGCACCTCGCGTACGTCACGAACAACGCGCTGCGTACCCCGGAGGCGGTCGCCGAGCACCTGAGCGAGCTGGGCATCCCGACCGAGGCCGGTGAGGTGATCACCTCGGCGCAGGCCGTGGCCCGGCTGATCTCGGAGCAGGTGGAGCCGGGGTCGAAGGTGCTGGTGATCGGCGGGGAGGGGCTCCGGGTCGCGCTGCGCGAGCGGGGGCTGGTCCCGGTGGACTCCGCCGACGAGGAGGGGCTCGCGGCGGTGGTCCAGGGGTACGGGGGCCCGGACCTGCCGTGGTCGCGGTTCGCGGAGGCCGCGTACGCGATCCACCGCGGGGTGCCGTGGTACGCGTCGAACACCGATCTGACGATTCCGGGGGCGCGCGGGATCGGGCCCGGCAACGGGGCCGCGGTGGAGGTCGTCCGGATCGCCACGGGTGCCGAACCGCAGGTGGCGGGGAAGCCGCTGCCCCCGATGCACCGGGAGACGGTGCTGCGGACCGGGGCCGAGCGGCCGCTGGTGGTCGGTGACCGGCTGGACACGGACATCGAGGGCGCTTTCAACGGGGAGGTGGACTCGCTGCTGGTGCTGACCGGGGTGACGGACGGGGCGCAGCTGCTGCGGGCCGAGCCGAGGCACCGGCCGACGTACGTGGACCGGGACCTGCGGGGGCTGCTGACGGGGCAGCCGGAGGTCGTGGCGGCGGACGGGGGCTTCCGCTGTGGTGGCTGGACCGCGGTGGCGGCGGCGGACGTACTGGAGTTGCGGGGCGAGGGCGATCCGATCGACGGGCTGCGGGCGATGTGCGCGGCCGCCTGGACCCAGGCGGTCGAGGGTTCCTGCTCGCTGGACGCGGGGAAGGCCCTGGCCCGGATCGGGTTGTAG
- a CDS encoding DUF1015 domain-containing protein, with translation MTTSGTADDGLRLIPFHGLRYDPERVGSLAAVTSPPYDVVVRPDGVDHLQSADPHNIVRLILPQADTPAERNEQAARTLHDWLRNGILSADPEPALYVYEQRKGGLLQRGVIGALALSQPDAGIVLPHEDVMPDVVTDRAGLMRAASANLEPLLLTYLGDDTAAGAAEVVERTATGTPLLATTTEDGFRHRLWAITDPADLAAVTADLGHRQALIADGHHRWATYLRLQEEHQSPTAWDFGLVLLVDTARYPLQVRAIHRMLRRTPVADALAAVEGSFRVRPVEGPLPLALEALADAAERGNAFLLTGDGTFHLVTDPDLDLLERTVRRDRPEAWRRLDATVLHATLLDALWQIPDTPDQISYIHDAAATVAMAERHGGTAVLLHPVREQVVRDLARQGVTMPRKSTSFGPKPATGLVLRSLT, from the coding sequence ATGACCACATCTGGTACTGCGGACGACGGGCTGCGCCTGATCCCCTTCCACGGACTGCGCTATGACCCGGAGCGTGTCGGCAGCCTGGCCGCCGTCACCTCACCGCCGTACGACGTGGTGGTGCGCCCGGACGGCGTCGACCACTTGCAGTCCGCCGATCCGCACAACATCGTCCGCCTGATCCTGCCTCAGGCGGACACCCCCGCCGAGCGCAACGAACAGGCCGCACGCACCCTGCACGACTGGCTCCGCAACGGCATCCTCAGCGCCGACCCCGAGCCCGCCCTCTACGTCTACGAGCAGCGCAAGGGCGGCCTGCTGCAGCGCGGTGTGATCGGTGCCCTCGCCCTGTCGCAGCCCGACGCCGGCATCGTCCTCCCGCACGAGGACGTGATGCCGGACGTGGTCACCGACCGGGCCGGCCTGATGCGGGCGGCTTCGGCCAATCTGGAGCCCCTCCTGCTCACCTATCTCGGGGACGACACCGCAGCCGGCGCGGCCGAGGTCGTCGAGCGGACCGCGACAGGCACTCCGCTGCTCGCCACCACCACCGAGGACGGCTTCCGCCACCGGCTCTGGGCCATCACCGACCCCGCCGACCTGGCCGCCGTCACCGCCGACCTCGGGCACCGCCAGGCCCTCATCGCCGACGGACACCACCGCTGGGCGACGTACCTGCGCCTGCAGGAGGAGCACCAGTCCCCCACCGCATGGGACTTCGGGCTGGTCCTCCTCGTCGACACGGCCCGCTACCCGCTCCAGGTGCGCGCCATCCACCGGATGCTGCGCCGCACCCCGGTCGCGGACGCCCTGGCCGCCGTCGAGGGCAGCTTCCGGGTCCGCCCGGTCGAGGGCCCGCTGCCGCTCGCCCTGGAGGCCCTCGCCGACGCCGCGGAGCGCGGCAACGCCTTCCTCCTGACCGGCGACGGCACCTTCCACCTGGTCACCGACCCGGATCTGGACCTCCTGGAGCGCACCGTGCGCCGCGACCGTCCCGAGGCCTGGCGCCGGCTGGACGCGACCGTCCTGCACGCGACCCTGCTCGACGCGCTGTGGCAGATCCCCGACACCCCCGACCAGATCTCGTACATCCACGACGCCGCAGCCACCGTCGCCATGGCCGAGCGTCACGGCGGCACCGCGGTCCTGCTGCACCCCGTACGGGAGCAGGTCGTGCGGGACCTGGCCCGCCAGGGCGTCACGATGCCCCGCAAGTCCACGTCCTTCGGCCCGAAGCCGGCCACCGGCCTGGTCCTGCGCAGCCTGACCTGA
- a CDS encoding tetratricopeptide repeat protein: MSLPKGLAEEVSRNLVMVARLIDEDPEQAYAYSRIALRLASRVAAVREAAGFAAYATQKYSEALAEFRAAKRMTGSVELWPVMADCERGLGRPERALAMAGEPEVQKLDKAGQVEMRLVAAGARRDMGQLDAAIVTLQSPELASNAIQPWTARLRYAYADALLAAGREDEAREWFAKTVEADKDGSMDASDRLAELDGVEFVDALAGDEPDGVDEDEDDEDDEDEEQDAAEVAAAERASDQAEYYDEDDDEYEPLERSDADADVDVTDEIAVVEDEDEDEDDAQARDKA, from the coding sequence CTGAGCCTGCCCAAGGGCCTGGCCGAGGAGGTCTCCCGCAACCTGGTCATGGTCGCCCGGCTGATCGACGAGGACCCGGAGCAGGCGTACGCGTACTCGCGCATCGCCCTGCGCCTGGCCTCCCGCGTCGCTGCCGTCCGCGAGGCCGCCGGCTTCGCCGCGTACGCCACGCAGAAGTACAGCGAGGCGCTCGCGGAGTTCCGCGCCGCCAAGCGCATGACCGGTTCCGTCGAACTGTGGCCCGTCATGGCCGACTGCGAGCGCGGCCTCGGCCGCCCCGAGCGCGCGCTGGCCATGGCCGGCGAGCCCGAGGTGCAGAAGCTGGACAAGGCCGGCCAGGTCGAGATGCGCCTGGTCGCCGCCGGTGCGCGCCGGGACATGGGGCAGCTCGACGCCGCCATCGTGACCCTGCAGAGCCCCGAGCTGGCCTCCAACGCCATCCAGCCGTGGACCGCGCGCCTGCGGTACGCCTACGCGGACGCCCTGCTGGCGGCCGGCCGTGAGGACGAGGCGCGCGAGTGGTTCGCCAAGACGGTCGAGGCGGACAAGGACGGCTCGATGGACGCCTCCGACCGGCTCGCCGAGCTGGACGGCGTCGAGTTCGTCGACGCGCTCGCCGGCGATGAGCCGGACGGGGTCGACGAGGACGAGGACGACGAGGACGACGAGGACGAAGAGCAGGACGCCGCCGAGGTGGCTGCTGCCGAGCGTGCGTCCGACCAGGCCGAGTACTACGACGAGGACGACGACGAGTACGAGCCCCTGGAGCGGTCCGACGCGGACGCCGACGTCGACGTCACCGACGAGATCGCCGTCGTCGAGGACGAGGACGAGGACGAGGACGACGCCCAGGCCCGTGACAAGGCCTGA